The Sorangiineae bacterium MSr11954 DNA segment GCGCGCCGCCTCCTCGCGCACCTCGCCGTCGGGGAGCGGCAGCACGAACTCGCGATAGTCCTCCACGCGCTCTTCCACCGGACGCTCTTTCGACGGCCGCCGTCCCAGTTTGAGAAACCCGGTGGGATCACCCATGGCTCACCTCGCGCAAACGCTCTTTTTCTTTTTCCAATGCCCGCCGGTACTCGACCGGAATCACCTTGACGAATCGTTCGCTGGCGGAGGACCACGTCGCGAGGAGCGCCGCCGCCTTTCGACTCTGCGTCCGCGCCGCATGCTCGAGCACCAGAGCGTGCACCTCGTCGAGATCCTCGGGCGGAACGGGCCTCTGAATCTCCACCATGGCGCCGTTCACCCGGCCTTCGAATTGACCGTCTTCATCCAGCACGTACGCGATGCCGCCGCTCATGCCGGCCGCGAAATTGCGCCCCGTCGTCCCCAGAACGACCACGCGCCCGCCCGTCATGTACTCGCAGCCGTGATCGCCCACGCCCTCGACCACCGCCTGCGCCCCGCTGTTTCGCACGGCGAAGCGCTCGCCGCCTCGGCCCGCGAAGAACGCCAGGCCGTCGATGGCGCCGTAGAGCACCGTGTTGCCGACGATGACGTTTTGATCGGCGACGAACTTGGCGCCCGCCTTGGGCCGCACCACCAAGGTCCCGCCCGAGAGCCCCTTGCCCACGTAGTCGTTGGCGTCGCCCTCGAGCACCAGCGACAGACCGCGCGCCGCGAAGGCGCCGAAGCTCTGGCCCGCCGTCCCTTCCACGTTCACGGTCAGGGTATCGGGCGGCAAGCCCTGCTCACCGTGCTTGCGCGCGATCTCGCCGGAGACCATCGCCCCCAGCGCGCGGTCCGAGTTGCGCACGGGGAGCGAGATCGCCATCTTGTCGCCGCACGCCACGCTCGCAGCCGCCTTCTCCAGGATGGTGCGATCGAGCACCTGCTCGATCTCGTGGTGCTGCGGCTCCGTACAGCGCAGCGGACCATCGCCCGCCGGGATGGTGAGCAGGCGCGAACAATCGAGGCCCCGGGCCTTGCGCGGAAGGCGCTCGGCCGGGCGCATCGCCAGGCAATCCACGCGGCCCACCATCTCGTCGATGGTGCGGAAGCCCAGGCTGGCCATGATGGCGCGCAGCTCCTCGGCCACGAAGAAGAAGTAGTTGATGACGTGCTCCGGCTCGCCCTTGAAGCGCGCGCGCAGCACCGGATCTTGGGTGGCGATGCCCACCGGGCATGTATTCAAATGGCACTTTCGCATCATGATGCAGCCCGATGCGACCAGCGGCGCGGTGGCGAAGCCAAACTCCTCCGCGCCCAGGAGCGCGGCGATGGCCACGTCCCGGCCCGTCTTGAGCTGCCCGTCGACCTGCAGGCGCACGCGCGAGCGAAGCCCATTCTCCACCAGCACCCGCTGCGTCTCGGCGATGCCGATCTCCCACGCGATGCCCGCGTGCTGAATCGACGAGAGCGGTGAGGCTCCCGTGCCGCCATCGTGGCCGCTGATGAGGATGAGGTCCGCCTTGGCCTTGGCGACGCCCGCGGCCACCGTACCGACCCCCGACTCGGCCACCAGCTTGACGCTGACCCGCGCCCGCGAGTTGACGTTCTTGAGGTCGAAGATGAGCTCCGCCAGATCCTCGATCGAATAGATATCGTGGTGCGGCGGCGGCGAAATCAAGGTGACGCCCGGGGTGGCGTGCCGCACGCGCGCGATCACCTCGTCGACCTTATGGCCCGGGAGCTGACCGCCCTCGCCCGGCTTGGCGCCTTGCGCGATCTTGATCTGCATCTCCTCGGCGGAGACCAGGTAGTGCGCGCTGGCCCCAAAGCGCGCCGACGCCACTTGTTTGATGGCGCTGCGCCGCAGATCCCCGCGCTCGTCCGGCAGATAGCGCACGGAGTCTTCGCCGCCCTCGCCGCTGTTGCTCTTGCCGCCGATGCGGTTCATCGCGATGGCGAGGTTCTCGTGCGCCTCTTTGCTGATGCTCCCGAAGGACATGGCGCCCGTGGCGAACCGGCGCACGATGAGCTGCGCCGGCTCCACCTCCTCGAGCGGCACGGGCGAGCTCCCCTTCGCGGGCGCGATGTCCCAGAGCGCGCGCAAGGTGACGGGCCCCGAGGCTTGCTCGTTGATGCGCTTGGCATAGTCGGCGTACGACTTGTCGTCGTTCAAGCGCACGGCCTTTTGCAGACTGGCGACCGTCTCCGGGTTCCACAGGTGCGGCAAGCTCCCCGCGCGCCACGCGTACGCGCCGCCCACGTCGAGATCGCCGCTCGCGTGCGGCCCGAAGCCCTCTTGGTGCCGGGCCAGGGCGTCGTCGGCGAGCACGTCGAGGCCGATGCCGCTGATGGATGACTCGGTCCCGGGGAAATACGTGGCCACCAGCTCCCGCGAGAGCCCGAGCGCCTCGAAGATCTGCGCGCCGTGGTAGCTCGAGAGCGTGCTGATCCCCATCTTGGAGAGCACCTTGAGCAGCCCCTTCTTGAGCGCCGTGACGTACGCCTTGGTGGCCGCGGCCGCGTCGCCGCTCGAATCGGCGACGACCTCCAGCGCGAGGTACGGATTGACCGCGCCGGCGCCGTAGCCCACGAGCAGCGCGATGTCCGCCACCTCGCGCGGCTCGCCCGACTCCACCACGATGCCGACCTTGGTGCGCTTGCCCGCGCGGAGGAGCCGGTGATGCACGGCCGACGTCGCGAGCAAGCTGGGAATGGGCGCGTGCTCCGCGTCGATGTCCCGATCGCTCAAGATGAGCACACTGACCCCGTCGTCCACCGCCCGCTCGGCCGCATCCGCCAGCGCGTCGAGCGCCGTGCGCAGCCGCTCCTCGCTCGGGAGGGTCGTGCCGGGCCGGGCCGAGAACCGCATCGAGAGGACGCGCGGCCGGAAGAACGGATAGGGGTTCGTCTTCAGCTTCGCCAGATCGCGGCTGGTCAGGATCGGGTGCGGGAGCTCCAGCAACCGACACTGCTCGGGCGTCTCGTCGAGGAGCGTTCCCTCCCCGCCGACACAGGTCACCAGCGACATGACCAGCTCCTCGCGGATCGGATCGATCGGCGGGTTGGTCACTTGGGCGAACTGCTGTTTGAAGTACCGGAACAGCGACACCGGACGATCGACCAAGACCGCGAGCGGCCCGTCGTTGCCCATGCTCCCCACCGGCTCCTCACCGCGGGCGGCCATGGGCCCCAGCACGATCTGCAGATCTTCGCGCGTGTACCCGAACGTTTGCAGGAGGCGTTCGCGCTCGGCGCGTTCCAGCGTGTAAATCTGGGGAACGTCGGGGAGGCGCGATAGATCGATCTTGTTGTCGGCCAGCCACGCGCCGTACGGCTGCCGCGCGGCCACCGTGCGTTTGACCTCCGCGTCCTCTACGATGCGCCCGGGCTCGTAGCGGGTGCCACAGTCGAGCAGGAGCATCTTGCCGGGCATCACCCGGCCCTTGTGGAGGATCTCCTCCTCGGGCACGTCGAGCACGCCGAACTCGCTGGCGGCGAGGACGCGGCCGCCCGCCTGAACGATGTACTTCAGCGGACGCAGCCCGTTGCGATCGAGGGTCGCGCCCACGTAGCGCCCGTCGGTAAAGAGGAGGGCCGCCGGGCCATCCCACGGTTCGACGAGGGACGCGTGGTACTCGTAAAAGGCGCGGAGCTCCTCGGGCATGTGCGACTGGGTCGACCATGCTTCGGGGACCAGCATCATCATGACGTGCGGAATCGACCGACCGCCCGCGAGCAAAAAGTCCACGACGTTATCGAGCGACGCAGAATCGCTACCATCTGGACGAATGATTGCCTTGATGTCGCTGATAGCATCTCCGAAGAGATGTGCCGTCAGGACCTGCTCGCGCGCCGACATCCAGGCGCGATTTCCCCGCAAGGTATTGATTTCACCGTTGTGGGCGATGCGGCGGAAGGGGTGCGCGCGGTCCCACGTGGGGAGCGTGTTGGTGCTGAAACGCGAGTGGACGATGGCGAATTGGCTCTTGGTCAGCGGATCGGAGAGATCGGGATAAAACGCTCCGAGCGCTTCGGGGAGCATGAGCCCCTTGTAGACGATGGTCGTCGACGAAAAGCTGGCGACATAAAAGTCATCGCCCTCGCCCGCGGCGCTGTTCGCTCGGCCGGCGCGCTTGCGCACCAAAAAGAGCATGCGCTCGAAATCCGCCATCGCGCTCGGAGCATCTTCGTTCTCGACGAGGATGGCGTGGGAAGACCTGATGACTTCGGCCTGCGCCGACGCACGACCGACGAAGAGCTGCCGAATCACCGGCTGGCACGAACGCCCCAGCGGGCCCAGGGCCGCGTCGTCGATGGGAACGTCGCGCCACCCGAGCACTTGGAGCCCGTAGTGCCGGACCGCGATCGCGAGCCGCTCCTCCTGGCGCGCACGCCGCGCGTCGTTCCTCGAGAGGAACAACATCGCCACGGCATACTTGCCTGGATCGGGCAATTCGAACGCGCATTTGGCGCGAAAGAACGCGTGCGGGAGTTGCAGCAACATCCCGGCACCATCGCCCGTTTTTGGATCTCGCCCCGTGGCGCCTCGATGCGTGAGACGTCGGACGATCTCGATGCCATCTTCAACGACGCCGTGTTGGGCGCCGCGCTCCAGCTCTACGACGAACCCTAGACCGCACATTTTTCTTCTTGAAGCGTACCGTGGGGTAACGCGACGCGCCACCTGTTTCCACTGCGTTGCATCCACATAAATCAGCCAATTTTTTGCGCATCTCAGCCGCGAAAGTAAGATAATAACGCACCGCAGCACGCACGGATAATTTGGGACGGCATCCCGGGCGCTGGTCTATGTATCTTTGCGCGCCTTTTGCCGGGGGCGGGTGGCTTGCCGCGCCCAACTTGTAACCCGAGGAAACCCGTGTACTTTCAGGAACTCATCCTAGGA contains these protein-coding regions:
- the gltB gene encoding glutamate synthase large subunit, translated to MCGLGFVVELERGAQHGVVEDGIEIVRRLTHRGATGRDPKTGDGAGMLLQLPHAFFRAKCAFELPDPGKYAVAMLFLSRNDARRARQEERLAIAVRHYGLQVLGWRDVPIDDAALGPLGRSCQPVIRQLFVGRASAQAEVIRSSHAILVENEDAPSAMADFERMLFLVRKRAGRANSAAGEGDDFYVASFSSTTIVYKGLMLPEALGAFYPDLSDPLTKSQFAIVHSRFSTNTLPTWDRAHPFRRIAHNGEINTLRGNRAWMSAREQVLTAHLFGDAISDIKAIIRPDGSDSASLDNVVDFLLAGGRSIPHVMMMLVPEAWSTQSHMPEELRAFYEYHASLVEPWDGPAALLFTDGRYVGATLDRNGLRPLKYIVQAGGRVLAASEFGVLDVPEEEILHKGRVMPGKMLLLDCGTRYEPGRIVEDAEVKRTVAARQPYGAWLADNKIDLSRLPDVPQIYTLERAERERLLQTFGYTREDLQIVLGPMAARGEEPVGSMGNDGPLAVLVDRPVSLFRYFKQQFAQVTNPPIDPIREELVMSLVTCVGGEGTLLDETPEQCRLLELPHPILTSRDLAKLKTNPYPFFRPRVLSMRFSARPGTTLPSEERLRTALDALADAAERAVDDGVSVLILSDRDIDAEHAPIPSLLATSAVHHRLLRAGKRTKVGIVVESGEPREVADIALLVGYGAGAVNPYLALEVVADSSGDAAAATKAYVTALKKGLLKVLSKMGISTLSSYHGAQIFEALGLSRELVATYFPGTESSISGIGLDVLADDALARHQEGFGPHASGDLDVGGAYAWRAGSLPHLWNPETVASLQKAVRLNDDKSYADYAKRINEQASGPVTLRALWDIAPAKGSSPVPLEEVEPAQLIVRRFATGAMSFGSISKEAHENLAIAMNRIGGKSNSGEGGEDSVRYLPDERGDLRRSAIKQVASARFGASAHYLVSAEEMQIKIAQGAKPGEGGQLPGHKVDEVIARVRHATPGVTLISPPPHHDIYSIEDLAELIFDLKNVNSRARVSVKLVAESGVGTVAAGVAKAKADLILISGHDGGTGASPLSSIQHAGIAWEIGIAETQRVLVENGLRSRVRLQVDGQLKTGRDVAIAALLGAEEFGFATAPLVASGCIMMRKCHLNTCPVGIATQDPVLRARFKGEPEHVINYFFFVAEELRAIMASLGFRTIDEMVGRVDCLAMRPAERLPRKARGLDCSRLLTIPAGDGPLRCTEPQHHEIEQVLDRTILEKAAASVACGDKMAISLPVRNSDRALGAMVSGEIARKHGEQGLPPDTLTVNVEGTAGQSFGAFAARGLSLVLEGDANDYVGKGLSGGTLVVRPKAGAKFVADQNVIVGNTVLYGAIDGLAFFAGRGGERFAVRNSGAQAVVEGVGDHGCEYMTGGRVVVLGTTGRNFAAGMSGGIAYVLDEDGQFEGRVNGAMVEIQRPVPPEDLDEVHALVLEHAARTQSRKAAALLATWSSASERFVKVIPVEYRRALEKEKERLREVSHG